A DNA window from Macaca fascicularis isolate 582-1 chromosome 18, T2T-MFA8v1.1 contains the following coding sequences:
- the LOC135968307 gene encoding LOW QUALITY PROTEIN: dynein light chain roadblock-type 1-like (The sequence of the model RefSeq protein was modified relative to this genomic sequence to represent the inferred CDS: deleted 1 base in 1 codon; substituted 1 base at 1 genomic stop codon): protein MAEVKETLKXLQTQKVVQGIIILNTEVTGIPFKSTTGNPTTTQYANLRHNLLGRHRSTMNEIDTFLRICSMKNETMVAPDKDYLLIVIQNPRE, encoded by the exons ATGGCAGAGGTGAAGGAGACA CTGAAATGACTTCAGACCCAGAAGGTAGTGCAGGGAATCATCATACTGAACACAGAAGTGACTG GCATTCCCTTCAAAAGTACCACAGGCAATCCCACCACCACACAGTATGCCAACCTCAGGCATAACCTCCTTGGAAGGCACAGA AGTACCATGAATGAAATCGATACCTTCCTTCGAATCTGCTCCATGAAGAATGAAACAATGGTTGCACCAGATAAAGACTATCTCCTGATTGTGATTCAGAATCCAAGGGAATAA